The Chitinivibrio alkaliphilus ACht1 DNA window TACAGACAATTGCCTGATCCTTCATTTGCGACATGTGTTCGGCTGTGATAACGTCTTTATTCCCGGTGGTTGTTACGTAAATCATGCCTGTTCCGAGGGTTGCCTCGACAGTTTGCACTTCAAAGCCTTCCATGCTTGCCTGGAGGGCACATATCGGATCAATTTCAGTCACGATAACCCGCGCACCAAAACCTCGTAAGGAGTGGGCACAGCCTTTTCCTACATCGCCATAGCCGCAGACCACGGCAACTTTTCCGGCAATCATTGTATCCGTAGCCCGTTTGATGCCGTCTGCTAAGGATTCCCGGCATCCATAGAGGTTGTCAAATTTAGATTTTGTTACGGAATCATTTACATTGATGGCAGGAAAAAGCAAGCTCTTCTGTTCCATCATCTGGTATAATCGATGTACTCCCGTGGTGGTCTCTTCTGACACACCGCGAATCTCTTGCACAATGGATGACCAGAAGGTTGGAGTTTCGGCATGAACCGATTTGAGTAGTGATTTTACCACCGCCTCTTCTTCTGTCTCTGCTGGTTCATCTACCCAGGAAGAGCCTTGTTCGAGTTCGTATCCTTTATGAATGAGCAGGGTGGCATCGCCGCCGTCATCGACAATAAGCTGTGGGCCGGTTTCTGCTCCAAAACGGAGGGCTTGAAAGGTGCAGCGCCAATACTCTTCAAGGGTTTCGCCTTTCCACGCAAACACGGCGGTGTCCGTGGCCGCAATGGCTGCGGCAGCATGATCTTGTGTGGAGAAAATATTGCACGAAGCCCATCGGATATCCGCTCCCAGCTCCTGGAGGGTTTCAATGAGTACGGCTGTTTGTATGGTCATATGGAGAGAACCCATTATGCGCACGCCCTTGAGAGGTTTCTCTGTGCCATATTTTGTTCGCGCCGCCATAAGGCCCGGCATCTCCTGTTCTGCAATTTCAATCTCCTTGCGGCCCCATTCGGCCAGTGAAGGGTCTGCAATAACAGAGTTTCGTGTGTCCCATAAGGTAATTTTCGACATAGGTGCTCCAT harbors:
- the ahcY gene encoding adenosylhomocysteinase, whose protein sequence is MSKITLWDTRNSVIADPSLAEWGRKEIEIAEQEMPGLMAARTKYGTEKPLKGVRIMGSLHMTIQTAVLIETLQELGADIRWASCNIFSTQDHAAAAIAATDTAVFAWKGETLEEYWRCTFQALRFGAETGPQLIVDDGGDATLLIHKGYELEQGSSWVDEPAETEEEAVVKSLLKSVHAETPTFWSSIVQEIRGVSEETTTGVHRLYQMMEQKSLLFPAINVNDSVTKSKFDNLYGCRESLADGIKRATDTMIAGKVAVVCGYGDVGKGCAHSLRGFGARVIVTEIDPICALQASMEGFEVQTVEATLGTGMIYVTTTGNKDVITAEHMSQMKDQAIVCNIGHFDNEIQVDKLNAWPQIEKINIKPQVDKYIFPDGKTIFLLAEGRLVNLGCATGHPSFVMSNSFTNQTLAQLDLWNKQGTYENKVYRLSKELDEEVARLHLGKLGVQLTKLTEEQAAYIGVNPQGPFKPEHYRY